One Drosophila santomea strain STO CAGO 1482 chromosome X, Prin_Dsan_1.1, whole genome shotgun sequence DNA segment encodes these proteins:
- the LOC120457111 gene encoding zinc finger protein hangover isoform X1, which produces MCDAAAATATTTSSAAAAAVVATTTSTVTVEAIATQPGTTTVATASAGTTSPEAAIPTTTSARNSEWSARQNCCRLCIAPQTECISIINSYAADKEPLSTKIHNCVGIKVTPQDRLSQQICHACISYLNSWQSFKNRCFSSQAKQRQWLDANKSKLLNYLDLNSAENGGGGSFDQQLHQQQQSENELEAEKATPTAASTAANILDGIHSLKKRKSLTVYPLPAIPIKDEPIDTDDDYQMKSIDESDDMVDPTMFLERSEHEGDVPLTASDYDYTAQHGVNASSVAAALPPNAVANVAAAGDSKVASCRACSLQFSTRANARRHERNLHPNLFQLSTDSPHNTPITKPTPALAAALEIQRAAAAAATAEANRAAGAAGGNISTQKYRQVVMNAFIKCEGGGYDYDNPEQYRPLLTRDKVEFIEQNDEFLEQYQTMTCRCCNKYFSTYKNFMAHVRKKYPQLPRNLCFNCLKMNDSKALFISHLKKRNCINLFRVLNALRGKTTTVMVPTAEDMTDDGATGVVAIADAGAGAVAMNSPTVTASGEVVTPGGGSERPEKLRAKELLVNKLYECKLCPKGFRTKHEFRTHVYDKHADVQRKDNNSIQCSFCGLDFADPVDRRRHYNNMDCIVRLRCMTCDAKLETHQRFLDHVYQDHLGGVGGGAVSDNASTTGSGMARSNSMEHSPGKRSLLGALGIGVGSSAEESRSSSAAPPLTSTPKPAGGTQVGGGGSTSASAAAAAQNSANRDASAPKSQYFSRMPQVCPICGQQYNNYNNVLRHMESKHPNKLPETYKCVRCGLGYPRISYLREHMINVHGVDKNRHSGGFEYIVNADAVKLADGSTPNVYTGRYDYVMKDLMSITNGGTLDDEEEEPGSVAKKMRLDDSSNNSSLVGVASQQKECPICNAVFSNNIGLSNHMRSHYTASNAVNAALAAANRMTPKSLTITATPAADSDLGFGGTISESAPATPAANVPPAMANQTPQEQAVFRRSLDQAADRRFRRMRCRICQRRFSSKKSYRYHMLTDHQVQNVQFIKCKLCNAEFAYEKGLKVHLFKVHGRAIKDEMIIKQFECEVCSIVYSSETELQQHKRSVHKLTSTSASTSSKIDDDSLMDEVKPTAADLADLSTLAAGASTASAPLYWYQCKYCPSNFNTNKKLAIHINSHDEFDSNDYSCKDCGNVYSGRKSLWVHRYKKHPQVPNPAECSLCRKVFFDRQMHDNHTPTCNRKPITSTGAHQQQDAQLQQQQALQPARRTVFRHKTGDDDDEDDDDEHQQLEERGNSDGNGTTAGVASGSTVTAGTSLKIRIPEVACTICGARFTDQEHFSKHIQKHEQELYVDNPLAAMFDDGPADAGQFQVERQNENGEYACDLCAKTFPQVIALKVHRKWHFRGDSKQNPIDGEATQLTNNNHTTNNNNNSMLHLRELHAVGLMPNQQQQSLNNSCNSSMNHNNSSSNRSKSMKRKRELKCEYCASTFISNNNLRRHMYELHKHEVSNLPEPPVIVVDDHLTCRRCQLTFDTKELWIEHKLADAKVVRPFCPFQWGCDLCGEYLSRKEKLMNHINNHLKEEVIVPVATKAAMERTAAMEAAAADANTSAPLSTLGEGAESEDNFVEKGEAAGATTSEKMSNPDEEDSDDLDEDSSGDEDESSGTGDDDDDDTDDEDGEGEDEDEEGDGGEGEDEEGVQPPAQLLTQKQHKASLNQDDDDLVEEVISSEDDEDDDGEVESDDDDDDDDDEEDDVEEPEPVALPVRPLMNGKSKMPPLIVASSEDEDDGVMPIEDIIEEEFDEDADPDPDPEDAIEEVDDDDLDEGDVEDEPNVVSTASFSESESTTTTTSNSHSHSTGERRKKADDQLNDPGFTCDLCQLCFDSQELLQSHIKSHILNGPKLSTAPAAAATTASSTATALVTAAKTKPDSKSAVLANNNNSKTSSKTVAATAAAAATATN; this is translated from the exons ATGTGCGACGCTGcggcggcaacagcaacaacaacatcatcagcagcagcagcagcagtagtcgcaacaacaacatcaacggTAACAGTGGAGGCCATAGCGACACAGCCTGGAACGACGACGGTAGCCACTGCGTCAGCGGGAACCACATCCCCTGAAGCAGCCAttccaacaacaacatcggCCAGAAACAGCGAATGGTCGGCGCGACAAAACTGCTGTCGCCTGTGCATCGCCCCACAAACCGAATGCATCTCGATCATCAATAGCTATGCGGCGGACAAGGAGCCACTGTCCACCAAGATCCACAACTGCGTCGGCATCAAG GTTACACCGCAGGATCGGCTGTCGCAGCAAATTTGCCACGCCTGCATCAGTTACCTGAACTCATGGCAGAGCTTCAAGAACCGGTGCTTCAGCTCGCAGGCGAAGCAGCGCCAGTGGCTGGATGCCAACAAGAGCAAGCTCCTCAACTACCTGGACCTGAACAGCGCCGAGAATGGGGGAGGAGGCTCCTTCGATCAGCAGCTgcatcaacaacagcaatcGGAGAATGAGCTCGAAGCGGAGAAGGCGACGCCAACGGCCGCATCGACCGCGGCCAACATTTTGGACGGCATACACTCGCTGAAGAAACGCAAATCCCTAACAGTCTAT CCACTGCCTGCGATTCCAATCAAAGATGAGCCAATTGACACGGATGACGACTACCAGATGAAGTCCATAGACGAATCCGATGACATGGTCGATCCCACAATGTTCCTAGAGCGCTCCGAGCACGAGGGCGATGTCCCGCTGACG GCCTCGGACTACGACTACACTGCACAGCATGGCGTGAATGCCTCGTCGGTGGCTGCCGCGCTGCCGCCGAATGCGGTGGCCAATGTGGCAGCCGCCGGGGACTCCAAGGTGGCCAGCTGCAGGGCATGTAGCTTGCAGTTCTCCACCCGGGCCAACGCCCGTCGCCACGAAAGGAATCTGCACCCAAACCTGTTCCAGTTGTCCACAGACTCTCCCCACAACACACCCATCACGAAGCCAACGCCCGCCCTGGCTGCCGCCTTGGAAATCCAAcgggcagcggcagcggcggccacCGCGGAGGCAAATCGGGCAGCGGGCGCTGCTGGCGGGAATATCTCCACGCAAAAGTACCGCCAGGTGGTGATGAACGCGTTTATTAAGTGCGAGGGCGGCGGCTACGACTACGATAATCCCGAACAGTACCGACCACTGCTCACCCGCGACAAAGTGGAGTTCATTGAGCAGAACGACGAGTTCCTTGAGCAATACCAGACGATGACCTGCCGATGTTGCAACAAGTACTTCAGCACGTACAAGAACTTCATGGCGCACGTGCGCAAGAAGTATCCGCAGCTGCCGCGCAACCTTtgcttcaattgcctcaagaTGAACGACTCCAAAGCGCTGTTCATCTCGCATCTGAAGAAGCGAAATTGCATAAATCTCTTTAGAGTGTTGAATGCGCTGCGTGGTAAAACAACGACAGTGATGGTGCCCACTGCCGAGGATATGACAGACGATGGAGCAACAGGAGTTGTTGCGATTGCCGATGCCGGAGCTGGAGCGGTGGCCATGAATAGTCCCACAGTGACAGCGAGCGGTGAAGTTGTTACACCCGGCGGTGGCTCCGAGCGCCCAGAGAAACTGCGCGCCAAGGAACTTCTGGTCAACAAGCTGTACGAGTGCAAGCTCTGTCCCAAGGGATTCCGCACCAAGCACGAGTTCCGAACGCATGTTTACGACAAGCACGCGGATGTCCAGCGCAAGGATAACAACTCGATACAGTGCAGCTTCTGTGGGCTGGATTTTGCTGATCCCGTGGACAGACGGCGGCACTACAACAACATGGACTGCATTGTCCGGCTGCGCTGCATGACGTGCGATGCCAAGCTGGAAACGCACCAGCGATTCCTCGATCACGTCTATCAGGATCATTTGGGCGGCGTGGGTGGTGGGGCGGTCAGCGACAATGCCTCCACCACTGGCAGCGGCATGGCCAGAAGCAACAGCATGGAACATTCGCCGGGCAAGAGGAGCCTGCTCGGCGCCTTAGGTATTGGTGTTGGTTCCTCGGCGGAGGAGTCGCGAAGCAGCAGTGCGGCTCCGCCACTGACCTCCACACCAAAGCCGGCGGGGGGTACTCAGGTGGGTGGCGGTGGATCCACCAGCGCCTCTGCCGCCGCAGCCGCTCAGAACTCAGCGAATCGGGATGCATCCGCACCCAAATCCCAGTACTTCTCCCGTATGCCGCAGGTATGCCCCATTTGCGGCCAGCAgtacaacaactacaacaatgTGCTGCGCCACATGGAATCAAAGCATCCGAACAAACTGCCAGAGACATACAAGTGCGTGCGATGCGGACTGGGTTATCCACGGATCTCCTACCTACGCGAGCATATGATCAATGTGCACGGCGTGGACAAGAACCGACACTCTGGCGGCTTCGAATACATTGTGAACGCGGATGCCGTGAAGTTGGCGGACGGAAGCACGCCGAACGTCTACACGGGTCGCTACGACTACGTGATGAAGGACCTGATGTCGATAACAAATGGTGGGACACTCG ATGATGAAGAGGAGGAGCCTGGCAGCGTGGCCAAAAAGATGCGCCTGGatgacagcagcaacaacagcagcctggtgggcgtggctagCCAGCAGAAGGAGTGCCCCATCTGCAATGCGGTGTTCAGCAACAACATTGGCCTGTCCAATCATATGCGTTCCCACTATACGGCATCGAATGCAGTCAATGCAGCTTTGGCGGCTGCCAATCGGATGACACCCAAATCGCTAACGATTACcgcaacaccagcagcggaTTCGGATCTGGGATTTGGAGGAACAATATCAGAGTCGGCTCCAGCAACACCTGCTGCCAATGTGCCACCGGCAATGGCCAACCAAACGCCCCAGGAGCAGGCAGTTTTTCGACGTAGCCTTGATCAGGCAGCCGATCGCCGCTTTCGGCGAATGCGGTGCCGCATCTGCCAGCGTCGTTTCAGTTCGAAGAAGTCCTATCGCTACCACATGCTCACCGATCATCAGGTGCAGAATGTGCAGTTCATCAAATGCAAGCTGTGCAACGCTGAGTTTGCCTACGAGAAGGGCCTGAAGGTGCATCTGTTCAAGGTGCACGGAAGGGCCATCAAGGATGAAATGATTATCAAGCAGTTCGAATGTGAGGTTTGCTCGATCGTCTATAGTTCAGAGACGGAGCTACAGCAGCACAAACGCAGCGTTCACAAGCTTACTTCCACATCGGCGTCCACGTCCTCTAAGATTGACGATGACTCTCTTATGGACGAGGTCAAGCCTACAGCAGCGGATCTAGCTGATCTCTCCACCCTCGCGGCCGGTGCATCCACTGCATCTGCTCCACTGTACTGGTATCAGTGCAAGTACTGTCCATCAAACTTTAACACCAACAAGAAGCTGGCCATCCACATCAACTCGCACGACGAGTTTGACTCGAACGATTATTCCTGCAAAGATTGCGGAAACGTCTACAGCGGACGCAAGAGTCTATGG GTTCATCGCTATAAGAAGCATCCGCAAGTGCCCAACCCAGCTGAGTGCTCGCTGTGCCGCAAGGTCTTCTTCGACCGCCAGATGCATGACAACCACACGCCCACCTGCAACCGCAAGCCGATCACCTCGACAGGTgcccaccagcagcaggatgcacagctgcagcaacagcaggcgcTCCAGCCGGCCAGAAGAACAGTTTTCCGGCATAAGAccggcgatgacgatgacgaggatgatgacgatgagCACCAGCAACTGGAGGAGAGGGGAAACAGCGATGGCAATGGCACAACTGCCGGAGTGGCGTCGGGCAGTACTGTAACTGCGGGCACGTCACTAAAGATTCGCATTCCGGAGGTGGCGTGCACCATTTGCGGTGCTCGTTTCACCGACCAGGAGCACTTTAGCAAGCACATCCAGAAGCACGAGCAAGAGCTGTACGTGGACAATCCACTGGCGGCGATGTTCGACGATGGGCCGGCGGATGCCGGTCAGTTCCAGGTGGAACGACAAAATGAGAACGGGGAATACGCGTGCGATTTGTGCGCCAAGACGTTCCCCCAGGTGATCGCACTCAAGGTGCATCGCAAGTGGCATTTCAGAGGTGATAGCAAGCAG AACCCCATCGACGGCGAAGCGACACAGTTGACCAACAACAATCacacaaccaacaacaacaacaactcgATGCTGCACCTCCGCGAGCTGCATGCGGTGGGCCTGATGcccaaccagcagcagcagagcctCAACAACTcgtgcaacagcagcatgaaccacaacaacagcagcagcaaccgcagcaaATCAATGAAGCGGAAACGTGAGCTGAAATGCGAATACTGCGCCTCCACCTTCATCAGCAATAACAATCTGCGTCGCCACATGTACGAGCTACACAAACACGAGGTAAGCAATCTGCCCGAGCCGCCGGTGATTGTGGTGGACGATCACCTCACCTGCCGTCGCTGTCAGTTAACGTTCGACACAAAGGAGCTGTGGATCGAGCACAAGCTGGCCGATGCTAAGGTGGTGCGACCCTTCTGCCCCTTCCAGTGGGGCTGCGATCTGTGCGGCGAGTATCTGTCGCGCAAGGAGAAGCTGATGAACCACATTAATAACCATTTAAAGGAGGAGGTCATAGTGCCAGTGGCCACTAAGGCGGCCATGGAGAGAACAGCGGCCATggaagcagcggcagcagatGCAAACACATCGGCGCCACTATCAACATTAGGCGAAGGAGCAGAATCTGAAGATAATTTTGTAGAGAAAGGTGAGGCTGCAGGAGCAACAACATCAGAAAAGATGTCGAATCCCGATGAGGAAGATAGCGATGATTTGGACGAGGATAGCTCCGGCGATGAGGATGAGAGTTCAGGCACCGgagatgatgacgatgacgacacGGACGATGAGGATGGCGAGGGTGaagacgaggacgaggagggaGATGGTGGCGAAGGCGAGGACGAAGAGGGTGTGCAGCCTCCCGCTCAACTTTTGACACAGAAGCAACACAAAGCGAGTCTTAACCAGGACGACGATGATCTTGTCGAGGAGGTCATCAGCTCCGAAgacgatgaggatgatgatggAGAAGTGGAAagcgacgatgacgacgatgatgatgacgatgaggaggaCGATGTGGAGGAGCCGGAGCCAGTGGCATTGCCGGTGCGACCGCTAATGAATGGCAAATCAAAGATGCCGCCGCTGATAGTGGCCAGTTCggaggatgaggacgatgGTGTGATGCCCATAGAGGACATCATCGAAGAGGAGTTCGATGAGGATGCCGATCCAGATCCCGATCCGGAGGATGCCATTGAGGAGGTAGACGACGATGATTTAGATGAGGGGGATGTGGAGGACGAGCCGAATGTGGTGTCGACGGCCTCCTTTTCGGAGAGCGAGTCCACCACAACGACCACGTCcaattcgcattcgcattcaaCGGGTGAGCGGCGTAAGAAGGCCGACGATCAGTTGAATGATCCCGGCTTTACCTGTGATCTATGTCAACTTTGTTTCGATTCTCAGGAGCTTCTCCAGAGCCACATCAAAAGTCATATCCTCAATGGGCCAAAGCTCTCaacagcgccagcagcagcggcaacaacagcaagcaGCACGGCAACCGCATTAGTAACGGCAGCCAAGACGAAGCCTGACTCCAAGTCAGCGGTGCTggccaacaataacaatagcAAGACAAGCAGTAAGACTGTTGCTGCCacggcggcagctgcagcaactgcgACAAATTGA